GAATGCAGCGCGACCGTTCTTCAAGGCAAAGCGGCCTGCCTCATAAACGAGCGCCGAGCGTTTCCCTTCGTATTCGATAAACAGCGGAACAAGTCGGTCATGGATACGCAGTTGTGCATGATAACCAGCATCGGTCAGTCGCTGCGTATGCTCAAGCAACCGCTCGATGATCGTTGGCGTGCGTTGGATGGCTTGGCTAAACAAGCTGATCAATTGACTCTTCAGTCTGATGTCGGTTGGGTCCAGTAGCACCAGATCGAAGTCACGCAACCAGTGGGCGAGCAGTTTCCCGAAGGCCACTGCCATGCTTGTGGCTGGGGTGTAGGATTGACGAATCTGTTGTTCCAGTTGGGGCATGAATTCCGACGTTGGCAATAAGCCCAATAGATGGTCAATCGTATGATGAATCTCCTCTGTGAGCGCCACCTCCTTGATCGGCTTTCCAGCCAGAGACGAGGCAATAGGATAAACCACCGGTGTGAGGCGACCCTCACGGTCGAGCACAAGCGTCTGACTGACTTCGGCGTGATCGTGATCGTCGCATTCGATCCAAAAGATGGGGACAGCAGCGATCCCATGCGTGCGTAAATCGCGACTCACTTTGATGGCAGTGAGCGCCTTCAAAATAGTGTAGAGCGGCCCACTGAACAGGCCAGCTTGTTGACCTGTGACCACGGCGACGGTATCGGGCGCTCGGAGCTGTTCAATGCGATCGAATGTCGCAGGGCTTGAACCAAACTCGCGGTTTTGTTCTCGCAGCACATCAGCGAGCAAGTCACGAGGATAACGTTCCGATGTTATGGTTGGAACGAAACGCAGCAGGGCATGCCGGTTGGGTTCAATCGTTGAGTAAAAAGCTCGAACGCGATTGAACTCGTGAACAAAATCGAGAAACAGGGAAGTCATGTCCGGCAGATTTCGGAACGAGATGTGTTCGCCGGTCAGATGGAGCATGGAGTGAGTAGATTGTTGCATTTGATGTCGAGCCATATTCTATGGTTCCAGATCGGGAATGAGGCCAGAGTCGGCGAGCATCTGTCGAATTTCGTTTCGTTGTTCCGGCGTTACTGGCGCGAGTGGCGAGCGTGGCGGGCCGCCGTAGAGGCCGCGTAGCTCCAGGGCAGCTTTCAAGCCCGGAATGTCCAGCGCGGCGGCCAGCGGCGCAAGTCGCAGTTGAATGTCTCGGGCTTTGGCATGTTGGTTTGTTTGAACGGCCTCGAGCAGTTGCCGGCAGGCTTCCCAAGCGATGAACGAAACAGCCAGCACCGCGCCATGAGCGCCGAGCGCCAGTCCAGGGTAAAATGCGTAAGCCGACCCGATCAGCACGTTGAATGTCGGCGGCGTCACTCGCAGGATGTGTTCCAGCGCGGCAATGTCGCCGGAGCTGTCCTTGATGCCGATAATGTTGGGATGCTCGGCCAGATGCACGACGCTGTGCAGTGACAGCGTGAGCCCGCTAAATTGCGGTACGTTGTAGAGCAGAATCGGAATCGGTGATTCGTCAGCCACGCGGGTGAAGAATGATTCGATTCGAGGCGGCGTCATGGCATTTTTGAAGTAAAACGGTGGATTAACCAGAGCCACCTGAGCGCCGAGTCGGGCTGCTTGCTTGATGTAGATCAACGTTTCTGCCAGCGACTGGCAGGTGCAGCCGGCGATCATCATCAGGTCGGGCGCGATGGCGTCACGAGCCACTTCCAATACATGGAGCCGTTCACGCTCGGTTAGGTGCACGAACTCGCCATTGGAGCCGAGCACAACGTAGCCGGCGAATCCACACTGGTTCCAGCGGGTGATGTTTGCTTGAAGCTGATAAAGCTCGACTCCTTCGTGTTGGTCAAAAGGCGTCGGTATGGGCGGAAACAATCCGCGCACGGTCATGTCAGGCATAGGATTACTCCTTCCTCTGATCGGCAAGGGCGTTCATAGAGTTCACTCATGAGCCGGATATACTACCGTATGAGCGCGGTTGGGTCACGCGATTATTGACGAATACGAGGCAAGCCGGTAGAATTTACGCGCTTTTACAAGAATGTGTGCCGCTATGGTGTAAGTGGTTAACACGCTGCCCTCTCAAGGCAGAGAGTACGGGTTCGAATCCCGTTAGCGGTACCAAAACCCCTATTCGAATCCAGGTTGTCAACGCGTTGCAGACCAGCGACGCCGCAGGATCAGAAAAGAGGCCACAAGAAGCTTGTCTACAAGATGTGATTCGTAGATCAGCCAGGGGATTATGTATGGCACAATCTCCAAAAATCTGCGGCGGCGCATGGCGGTCAAAATCAGCGTGAGCCGTGTCGGTTGCTATCTTTGGAATTTTTCACTAGCCATGCTGTAGCGTCACTCCGTCTGATACTGTCATCAAAGCAGTGGTTACCGGACGATTCACGTGTGTGGCTGAGTCTTTGCAAGCGTGTGTAATGTACCATTCGGTGATGATCAGTGCCCTCGAGCTTCTATTACGACATGTATCTTCGTCCGC
This genomic stretch from Blastocatellia bacterium harbors:
- the bshC gene encoding bacillithiol biosynthesis cysteine-adding enzyme BshC, with translation MARHQMQQSTHSMLHLTGEHISFRNLPDMTSLFLDFVHEFNRVRAFYSTIEPNRHALLRFVPTITSERYPRDLLADVLREQNREFGSSPATFDRIEQLRAPDTVAVVTGQQAGLFSGPLYTILKALTAIKVSRDLRTHGIAAVPIFWIECDDHDHAEVSQTLVLDREGRLTPVVYPIASSLAGKPIKEVALTEEIHHTIDHLLGLLPTSEFMPQLEQQIRQSYTPATSMAVAFGKLLAHWLRDFDLVLLDPTDIRLKSQLISLFSQAIQRTPTIIERLLEHTQRLTDAGYHAQLRIHDRLVPLFIEYEGKRSALVYEAGRFALKNGRAAFTEEELLRIAQTQPERISPSVVLRPLVQDTLLPTLVYVGGPSEIAYFAQLTPLAALFERPAAPIMMRASATLVESRYSKLLQTYGLTFEDLFRGFDAVMTSIVETSLAGDAAAQFDQAQLSFERRLNELRHLVANVDATLVRAADTTKEKILGHLNQLRTKFNEAQARKAETIYRQIQRAFNTLYPTGELQERHLNVVHFLSRYGLGLLPQVLDVLDAWPSDHVIIRISV
- a CDS encoding dihydrodipicolinate synthase family protein; this encodes MPDMTVRGLFPPIPTPFDQHEGVELYQLQANITRWNQCGFAGYVVLGSNGEFVHLTERERLHVLEVARDAIAPDLMMIAGCTCQSLAETLIYIKQAARLGAQVALVNPPFYFKNAMTPPRIESFFTRVADESPIPILLYNVPQFSGLTLSLHSVVHLAEHPNIIGIKDSSGDIAALEHILRVTPPTFNVLIGSAYAFYPGLALGAHGAVLAVSFIAWEACRQLLEAVQTNQHAKARDIQLRLAPLAAALDIPGLKAALELRGLYGGPPRSPLAPVTPEQRNEIRQMLADSGLIPDLEP